The Streptomyces puniciscabiei genomic interval CTCGTCGGCGATCAGCAGGTCGGGCTCGCAGGCAAGGGCCATGGCGATGAGGGCGCGCTGGCGCATGCCGCCGCTGAACTCGTGCGGCCGGGACCGGGACCGCCGTGCCGCGTCCGGAATTCCAACCCGCTCCAGCACCTCCACGGCACGCGCGCGTGCGGCGCGGCGCGACACGCGCGTGTGCACGCGGTGGACCTCGGCGATCTGGTCCCCGATCGCGTAGTACGGGTCCAGCGAGGACAGCGGGTCCTGGAAGACCATGGCGGCCTTGGCGCCGCGCAGGCGCCGCAACTCCTCGTCCGAAGCCGCCTGTACGTCCGTGCCGGCGACGCGGACCGAGCCGGTGACCCGGGCTCCGGTGCCGCGGTGCAGGCCCAGCAGGGCGCCCGCGACCGTGGACTTGCCGGAGCCGGACTCGCCGACCAGGGCCAGCGCGGCACCCTCGGCCAGGCTGAAGGAGAGGCCGTCCACGGCCCGCAGCGAGCCGAACTCGACGGTCAGGCCCGTGACATCCACCAGGCTCATGCGAGCACCACCCGTCGGTCGGCCACCGCGTACAGGACGTCCGCGAAGGCGTTGGCGAGGACCACGAAGAAGCCGATGACCAGGACCATGCCGACGACCACCGGCAGGTCGACGACGTTGACCGCGTGCACCAGCTCCTGGCCGATGCCGGGCAGCCCGAACAGGGTCTCGGTGAGGACGGCACCGCCGACGGCGGAGCCGACGTTGTTGGCGTTCAGCGCGATCACGGGCGCGAGCGCGCCGCGCAGGGCGTGCCGGCCGACGATGGAGCGCTCGCCGACGCCGTACGCCCGGAAGGTGCGGATGTGGTCCTCGGCGAGGGTCTCCAGCATGGCCGCACGGGTGAGGCGGGCGAAGGCCGCGGCCTCGATGAGGGCGAGCGAGAGCCAGGGCAGCAGCAGATTCCAGGCCCATTGCTCGGGGTCGTCCGAGAAGTTCACGTACTGCGGGAAGGGCAGCAGCTGCAGTTCGCCGCAGACGACGATCATCAGCACCAGGCCGATGACGAAGACGGGGGTGGCCGTGCCCGCGAGGGTGATCGCGGTCAGTACGCGCTCGGAGACCCGGCCGCGCCGCCACGCGGACAGCACACCGGTGCCGACGCCGAGGACGAGCCACACCACCATGGCGCCGAGAACCAGCGACAGGCTGACCGGCAGCCTGGTCAGGATGATGTCCAGGACCTGCTGGTCGGTCTGGTACGACTGGCCCAGGCAGGGCGCGGCGCAGTGCTCGACCGCGGTGCCCGTGGAAAAGTCCTGGCCGGCGAACAGGCCCTGCAGGAAGTGCCAGTAGCGCAGGTAGAGGGGGTCGCCCAGCTTCAGCTGCTCGGCGACCTGGTGCACCTGTACCGGTGAGCAGCGCGGGCCGCAGGTGATCTGGGCGACGTTGCCGGGGGTGACGTAGAAGACGACGTAGACGATTACCGAGATGGCGAGCAGCGTGACCACCGCGCCGACGGCGCGGCGCAGCAGGAATCCGCCGAAGCCGCTCATGCGGAGGCCTCCTTCTCGCTCCTGGCGTTCTCGACGTCCTTGCGGCCGGTGCCGACGCGCAGGCGGGAGGCGGCGCGCGGGTCCAGTGCGGTGCGCACGCCGTCACCGAGGACGGTGAGGGAGAGGACGGTGACGAACAGGGCGCCGGCCGGCAGCAGCAGGTACTGCGGCGCGGCCTGGTACCAGACGTCCGCGGCGGTCAGCATCTGTCCCCAGGACGGGGTGGGAGGCTTCACGCCGACGCCGAGGAAAGACAGCGCCGCCTCGACGGAGATGTTCATGGGCACCAGCAGCGCGGCGTAGGTGATGACGGGCGCGGCAAGGCCGGGCAGCAGTTCGCGGCGCGCGACCCGCCAGGCGCCCCAGCCGCTCAGCCGGGCGGCGGAGACGTAGTCGAGCCCCTTCAGGGACAGCGTCTGGGCCCGCACGATCTTCGCGATGGTGCCCCAGCCGATCAGGCCGATGACCAGGGTCACCAGGACCGGCCGCGGAAAGCTGGGGGGCACGACGGCCAGCAGCGCCAGCGACATGATCATCAGCGGCATCGCCACGATGACGTCCGTGGCCCGGCTCAACAGTTGATCAACCCATCGGTTGCCGAGCGCGGCGCCGACACCGACCACGACCCCGATGACGACCTGCAGCACCGTGGCCGCGAGCGCGACGCCCAGCGACACGCGCGCGCCGTAGACCAGCCGGGCGAACAGGTCGCGGCCGGTCTGCGGTTCGACGCCCAGCCAGTGGTCGGCGCTCATGCCGCCGAGGGAGCCCATGGGCACGCCGCCACGCGCGGAGTCGATCAGGGACGGGTGGTAGGTGGTGGGGTCCTGGCCCTCCAGCGCGGTGAGCAGCGGGGCGGCGAGCGCCACCAGGACGAGCAGCGCGACGACGGCCGCGGCGACCAGGGCGGCGCGCTGCGCACGCAGCCGCCGCCAGAACTGACGGGCCCCCGAGGCCGCCGGGACGGAAGCGTCCATCCCTGCGGCCTCGACGGCGACGAGTGCCTCGCTCACGGCGCTACTTCACCGCGACCTGGGAGATGTCCAGCACGCCGGTCCAGTCGCTGATGACGATGTTCCTGACGTCCTTGCCGTACAGACGCTTGTAGACCGGGTGGAACAGCGGCACGACGAGGGCCTTCTCGCCGATCTTCTTGTCCAGTGCACCCCAGCGCTTGGCGGCCGCATCAAGGTCGGTCAACTTGTTGATCGCGTCAATCTCGTCATTGACCGACTTGTCATTGAGCAGGCCCGTGTTGAAGTTCGCGCCGTCCTTGACGATCTGCCGGCCGTCGAAGATCGGGGCCAGGAACGGACCGCCGGACGGCCAGTCGGCACCCCAGTGGGCGAGGAAGAAACCGGGCTCGGTCTTCACGCCGTGGATCTTGTCCCGGTAGTCGTTGTCCTCCAGGCCCTGCAGCTTGACCGTGATGCCGGCCTTCTTGAGCGCGTCCTGGACGGCGGTCGCGATCTCCGGGCTGGTCTCGAAGTCCTTGGCGTTGGAGTGGGTCAGCGTCACCGTGAGCCCGTTGTGGTAACCGGCCTGGGCGAGCAGTTCCTTGGCCTTGGCCGGGTTGCCGGACGCGCCGGCCGGGAACGGGTCGTACGGCGTGTAGCCGAAGGACTTCTGGTCGGGCAGGAAGGTGGTGGCGGGCTCGGCGAGCGCGCTGCCACCGGCCGCGTTGACCACCGAGGACCGGTCGACGGCGTAGGCGATGGCCTCACGCACCTTCGGGTTGTCGAACGGCTTCACGGTCGGGTTGAACGCGATGTAGTTCGTGTAGCCGAAGTGCCCGGTGCCCACGCGCGCGGCCAGCTCCTTGTCGCCGCTCACCTTGGCGAGCTCGGCCGGGCCGAGGTTGGTGTCCGTGGTCACCGCCGCGGCGTCCGCACCCTGGGACGCGGACAGCCGCTGGTTGATCACCGAGGAGTCGAGACCGGAGCGGACGTCGATGGTGTCCGGGTAGGCCTTGCGCTGGTCGTCGACAGCCGTCGACCAGTACGTGTTGCGTTCGAGGACCAGGTGCTCGCCGTCGTTCTCGTTCCTGGCGACCCGGTAGGGGCCGGACGAGACCGGGTGCTCCTCGTACTTGGTGCCCTTGTCCTTGCTCTTGGGCACCGGGGCGAACTGCGTCTGCGTGGCGAGGTACGGGAACTCGCCCTCGGGCTTGTTCAGATGGAAGACGATGGTCCGCGCGTCGGGCGTCTCGATCGCCGAGAGCCCCTTCTTGTCCTTGTAGGGCCCCTGGTAGTCGGCCGCGCCGACCAGCCAGTCCCTCAAGTAGGGCGCGCCGCCGGAGAGTTCCGGGGCGAAGGAGCGCTCGATGCCGTACTTGATGTCGGCCGAGGTGATCGGCGTGCCGTCCTCGTACTTGAGCCCCTTCTTCAAGGTGTACGTCCACACCGTCGCGTCCTTGCTGGGGCGCCCGGTGTCGGTGGCGAGGTCGGGGACGACCTTGGCGCCGGCCGCGCCGTTCGCGCGGTTGCGGGTGGTGAGGGTGCGGAAGACCAGCGAAGGGACGTTTCCGCCGCCGGAGGTGTAGAGGCGGGCGGGGTCGAAGTCGGTCTGCGGCTGGGAATTCAGCACCGTGAGGGTGCCGCCCTTGTGGGGCGCGGAGTCGCCACCGGAGCCCTTGGCATCGTTGTCCTTCGGACCGCAGGCGGCGGCGCCCGCTGCCACGACCAGGCTGACGGATGCCGCTGCCACGCGGCGCGCTATGACGGACGATTGACGCATCGGAATGACGACCTCTCGAATACTGAGACTGATGGACGAGGAGTGAGACGATTGCGGGCAGACGTCGGCCTCGGCGTCGGGTCGTCGAAAAACCCGTGCGTCCGCGACACGGTCACGGATGGAGCACGGCGGAAGGAAAGAAGGAAGAATCGCGACGCGAACGCCAGGGAGGCGGCGTCAGCGACAGTGGATGTCGGCCACGCAGAGTGCGGTCACGCCGATGAGCGCCAGCTCTATGGCTGCGCTCTCACGGACGGCATGACTAGACCACATGCGCAGAAATATGAACGAAGTTACGGCTCATGTCAATGTGACATAAGCGGCGCCCGTCAACTCCTGGGATAGGGCCAGGGGTTGGGCAGGCAGTGGATTCCGTCATGGTCGAGGAACTTGGTCTGCTGCTGCATGACGGGGGCGAGTTCGCCGTTCTTCTGGCACGTCACATGGCCGTGGCCGAGCCGGTGACCGACCTCATGGTTGATCAGCATCTGCCGGTAGGCGTGGATCTTGTCCACGTATGTCTTGCTGCCCTGAGCCCACCTGTATGCATTGATCATCACTCGTTCGGTGGCGGCGGAGTCGCAGGAGACGTTGTCCTCCGTGGTGTCGAGCCCGGACTTGGCGCACCACTGGGCGGTCGTACCGGGGCTCGCCAGCGTGATCACGAAGTCGGGCTTGCCGGAGGAGATCCGCTCGAAGGTACGGGCACCGCCGTGGGCCCAGCTGCGGTCGTCGTTCAGGGTCTTCTGCACGGCCTCGGCGAACAGCTCGCCGTCCAGGCCGAGCCCCTGCTCGACGTCCACCCGGTAGGTGTACTTCTGGCCGGTGCCGGGTGCCTTGGCGAAACCGGGCACGACGTCGAACTTCCCCGACCCCTTGAACGTGGAGCTCAGCGGGTACTTCCGGTCCATCTTCTGCTCGTACGACAGCGTGACCGTGCCGGGCGAGGCGGACGGGGTCTGCCCGCCGGGGGTGCGCGCGTCCCGGGCCTGGTCGGTGGCGGAGCCCGAGTGTCCGCCGTCGTGCTGCGATGCGGTCACCTGGCCGGCGACGACCACCGCGAGCACGGTGGTGACGGCGGCCGCCGCGATCCCGGTGAAGGCCCGCCCCTTGCCGCCGAAGCGCTGCGCGGGCAGACCGGCGGAGCGCGGCCCGGGCGGACCGGCCGGGGGCGCGTCGCCGGCGTCCACCTCCGGCGCGTCCGCCTCCGGCGCGTCGGCCGGGTGTTCCTCGGCGGGGTGGGGCGTTCCCGGGCGGGGCGCGAAGACGTCGATGTCGTCGTCGAGA includes:
- a CDS encoding ABC transporter permease, whose product is MSGFGGFLLRRAVGAVVTLLAISVIVYVVFYVTPGNVAQITCGPRCSPVQVHQVAEQLKLGDPLYLRYWHFLQGLFAGQDFSTGTAVEHCAAPCLGQSYQTDQQVLDIILTRLPVSLSLVLGAMVVWLVLGVGTGVLSAWRRGRVSERVLTAITLAGTATPVFVIGLVLMIVVCGELQLLPFPQYVNFSDDPEQWAWNLLLPWLSLALIEAAAFARLTRAAMLETLAEDHIRTFRAYGVGERSIVGRHALRGALAPVIALNANNVGSAVGGAVLTETLFGLPGIGQELVHAVNVVDLPVVVGMVLVIGFFVVLANAFADVLYAVADRRVVLA
- a CDS encoding ABC transporter permease gives rise to the protein MSEALVAVEAAGMDASVPAASGARQFWRRLRAQRAALVAAAVVALLVLVALAAPLLTALEGQDPTTYHPSLIDSARGGVPMGSLGGMSADHWLGVEPQTGRDLFARLVYGARVSLGVALAATVLQVVIGVVVGVGAALGNRWVDQLLSRATDVIVAMPLMIMSLALLAVVPPSFPRPVLVTLVIGLIGWGTIAKIVRAQTLSLKGLDYVSAARLSGWGAWRVARRELLPGLAAPVITYAALLVPMNISVEAALSFLGVGVKPPTPSWGQMLTAADVWYQAAPQYLLLPAGALFVTVLSLTVLGDGVRTALDPRAASRLRVGTGRKDVENARSEKEASA
- a CDS encoding ABC transporter substrate-binding protein, yielding MRQSSVIARRVAAASVSLVVAAGAAACGPKDNDAKGSGGDSAPHKGGTLTVLNSQPQTDFDPARLYTSGGGNVPSLVFRTLTTRNRANGAAGAKVVPDLATDTGRPSKDATVWTYTLKKGLKYEDGTPITSADIKYGIERSFAPELSGGAPYLRDWLVGAADYQGPYKDKKGLSAIETPDARTIVFHLNKPEGEFPYLATQTQFAPVPKSKDKGTKYEEHPVSSGPYRVARNENDGEHLVLERNTYWSTAVDDQRKAYPDTIDVRSGLDSSVINQRLSASQGADAAAVTTDTNLGPAELAKVSGDKELAARVGTGHFGYTNYIAFNPTVKPFDNPKVREAIAYAVDRSSVVNAAGGSALAEPATTFLPDQKSFGYTPYDPFPAGASGNPAKAKELLAQAGYHNGLTVTLTHSNAKDFETSPEIATAVQDALKKAGITVKLQGLEDNDYRDKIHGVKTEPGFFLAHWGADWPSGGPFLAPIFDGRQIVKDGANFNTGLLNDKSVNDEIDAINKLTDLDAAAKRWGALDKKIGEKALVVPLFHPVYKRLYGKDVRNIVISDWTGVLDISQVAVK
- a CDS encoding Ms4533A family Cys-rich leader peptide → MWSSHAVRESAAIELALIGVTALCVADIHCR
- a CDS encoding DUF3152 domain-containing protein; this encodes MDGTPAPGAPRFADGTPARGVPRLPDGTPAHGFPRLPEGTPVRGVPRLPDGTPAHGVPSFPGGTPAQGVPRFGEGTPARGVPRLPDGTPARGFPRLPDGTPGHGAPRLPDGTPAHGTPRFHDGASARGGHPEQREAGGGWGEFAGAAGPGAVLPRQRPAGPRAGSGPRQEYLDAFADGRAGGVGLDDDIDVFAPRPGTPHPAEEHPADAPEADAPEVDAGDAPPAGPPGPRSAGLPAQRFGGKGRAFTGIAAAAVTTVLAVVVAGQVTASQHDGGHSGSATDQARDARTPGGQTPSASPGTVTLSYEQKMDRKYPLSSTFKGSGKFDVVPGFAKAPGTGQKYTYRVDVEQGLGLDGELFAEAVQKTLNDDRSWAHGGARTFERISSGKPDFVITLASPGTTAQWCAKSGLDTTEDNVSCDSAATERVMINAYRWAQGSKTYVDKIHAYRQMLINHEVGHRLGHGHVTCQKNGELAPVMQQQTKFLDHDGIHCLPNPWPYPRS